Within Pseudomonas tructae, the genomic segment CGATGGCCACCACTGAGGAGCCACCGCAGATGGCCAGGCCGATGCCGCCCTTGGCTTTCTCTTCGTAATACTTCACATAGCGCTCGGTGGTCATGCCGCCGTCGGTGGCATAGACCTCGGCGTGCGCAGTGCTCAGCACCCGGTTGCGGATGGTCAGTTTGCCGATCTGGATCGGCTGGAACATTGCTTCGAAAGCCATGGCGCGCTCCTCGACTTACAACGGCTTGACGATGAACAGGCCGTCGTCGTGGCCTTCTTGCGAACCGCCGTAGACCTGCTCGGCGACCGTACGAATGCTGCTGCCACGGGCTTCCAGGATCTGGTCCATGGCCCCGGCGAACCAGCCGGTGAACATGTAGTCAACCTTGCGCCCGACCTTGCCGTACACATACACGAATGCCGAATGCTCGAGCTTGACGCTGGCGGTGCCTTGGTCGAGGTCAATGTCCTGGATCTTGAACAGCCCCCAGCCGCGCTGGGACAGGCGCTTCATGTAATGTTCGAACACCGCCACGCCTTCCAGGCCGTGGCATTCGGCTTCTTTCTCGCACCAGTGCCAGGCAGACTTGTAGCCAGCCTTGTAGAGGATTTCGGCATAGGCGTCGGCGCCCAGCACTTCCTCGATACCCATGTGGTTGTTGACGAAGAAATGCCGCGGTACGTACAGCATCGGCAGGGCATCGCTGGTCCAGACACCGGTTTCGCTGTCGACTTCGATAGGCAATTGCGGGGCGATCTTGGCCATGGAAACTCAACTCCAGAAAATTTGGTTGGCTGCCCCTGCGCCGCTGGCAGGGGTCGGAAGACGGTGGCTGGCGGCTTACTCGCCCCAAACGTCTTTAAGGACGTTCACCCAGTTTTCACCCATGATCTTGCGCACCACGCGTTCGCTGTGGCCGCGCTTTAGCAGGGTCTGGGTGAGGTTGGGGAACTCGCCCACAGTGCGGATGCCCAGCGGGTTGATGATCTTGCCGAAGCTGGTCAGGCGCCGGGCGTAGCCCTTGTCATGGGTCAGGTATTCGAAGAAGTCCTGGCCATGGCCCTGGGTGAAGTCGGTACCGATACCGATGGCGTCTTCACCAACGATGTTCATGGTGTATTCGATGGCCTCGGCATAGTCATCGATGGTCGAGTCGATGCCCTTGGCCAGAAATGGCGCGAACATGGTCACGCCGACGAAACCGCCGTGATCGGCAATGAACTTGAGCTCTTCGTCGGATTTGTTGCGCGGGTGCTCTTTGAGCCCGGAGGGCAGGCAGTGGGAGTAGCACACCGGCTTTTTCGATTCGAGGATGACTTCTTCGCTGGTTTTCGAACCGACATGGGACAGGTCGCACATGACCCCGACGCGGTTCATTTCCGCGACGATTTCCCTGCCGAAGCCCGACAGACCGCCATCACGCTCGTAACAGCCGGTGCCGACCAGGTTCTGGGTGTTGTAGCACATCTGCACGATGCCCACGCCCAGCTGCTTGAACACCTCGACGTAACCGATCTGGTCTTCATATGCATGGGCATTCTGGAAGCCGAAGAGGATGCCGGTCTTGCCCAGCTCCTTGGCCTTGCGAATGTCGGCAGTGGTGCGCACCGGCATCACCAGGTCGCTGTTCTCGCGGATCAGCTTCTGGCTGGCTGCAATGTTGTTGACCGTAGCCTGGAAGCCTTCCCAGACCGACACCGTGCAGTTGGCCGCAGTCAGGCCGCCCTTGCGCATGTCCTCGAACAGTTCGCGGTTCCATTTGGCAATGATCAGCCCGTCGATAACGATGCTGTCGGCGTGTAATTCGGCTGGGCTCATCAGGCTGTCCCCTTTATTGGTGAAACCTGCGCCGAATCGTCTGCCGGCGCTTTGGGGCCAGCATATGCCTAGGGACAATGTCGCCCAGATGCAAAAACGACAGGGGAATTGCCGAAAGCGTCAAAGGCCGACAAAGGGGCACCGCAGCAGCGGCTACCCTGTTCTTTGCTGCGGCGCTGAGCGAGAATCGGCGCCTATGTTCGCGCAAGCTTTGGGAGGATGTCGCAGATGAGAACGATGGTAGGGCTGGCCCTGGTATTGCTGGCATTCGGCGCCCATGCCCAGGACGACGAAAGCACCCCGTGCGATAACGTCGAAACCGACCAGCAGACCTTTGAATGCGCCAAGTACAGCCGCACCACCGCTGAACGTGAACTCAGTGCCGCTTTCGATGACCTGCTGCAACGCATTGGCGAGCAGTACGACGGCCAGCCTGCCAAGGTTGCCGAGTTGAGCAAACGCCTGCGTGACGCCGAGGCCATCTGGAAGCAGTTGCGCGACGCCGATTGCAAGGTCGAGACCTTCGACGCCAAGCCCGGCAAGGCGTTCGACACCGCGCAAAACACCTGCCTGGCCCAACGTAGCGACGATCGCTCGGAATACCTGCAATCGCTGGGCCTGCAGTAACCCTACATATATGGGTTGTACTTCAATCTACGCTCCCATCCAGATACTGGCGGCTGCGGGGTTACCGATGACGAGTATTCGTAGCCCAAGGCCGCAATATCCAACACATCACTCAAGCGCTTGCGTGTGTCGCCCTCACCCGGACCATAAATCATATCGTCATTGAGGTTATGCCCCCACGCGCCCCCTTCTTCGGGCTGATAGTTGTCCCGTCCCCTGACCGCTTGCCAGTCCGCCCAGATTTTGTCGACAAAACAGTGATGAAGAAAGAACACCGGGTCATCCGGTGACATCATCGTCGCCATGTTGCCGCCAATCCAGTTGTGCACACGGTTGTGCAACTGGGTGCCAGGCTCGGTCAAGGCACTGTCGGCATTGGGGGTAACCCATCCTTCCAGGTAATTGCAAAAACCCATCTGGAACTGCTCGCCAAAATGCCCAGGCTCAGAGTAATGCGGGCGCGACATGGCCCTTGCCAAGGCCTGTGCATTGGGCAGCGTGCTTGCGAGTCTGCCAAAATTGCGTCGCAGTGGCTCCTTAGCACCTTCAGTAAGTGGGAAAACAACCGGCCAAGTTTCTGGATTGGA encodes:
- a CDS encoding tyrosinase family protein, producing MATRIRKEIRQLTPVEVTGLTSAFLELKRRGAYDKYVQWHLDAMEATSLPGEPPYSSFRNHAHRGPAFLPWHRWFVKMLEDELRTVGSFSDGTLPYWDWTLDSANPEESPIWASNWMGGNGDPEKNDFIQDGPFSNPETWPVVFPLTEGAKEPLRRNFGRLASTLPNAQALARAMSRPHYSEPGHFGEQFQMGFCNYLEGWVTPNADSALTEPGTQLHNRVHNWIGGNMATMMSPDDPVFFLHHCFVDKIWADWQAVRGRDNYQPEEGGAWGHNLNDDMIYGPGEGDTRKRLSDVLDIAALGYEYSSSVTPQPPVSGWERRLKYNPYM
- a CDS encoding 4-vinyl reductase, giving the protein MAKIAPQLPIEVDSETGVWTSDALPMLYVPRHFFVNNHMGIEEVLGADAYAEILYKAGYKSAWHWCEKEAECHGLEGVAVFEHYMKRLSQRGWGLFKIQDIDLDQGTASVKLEHSAFVYVYGKVGRKVDYMFTGWFAGAMDQILEARGSSIRTVAEQVYGGSQEGHDDGLFIVKPL
- a CDS encoding dipeptidase, coding for MSPAELHADSIVIDGLIIAKWNRELFEDMRKGGLTAANCTVSVWEGFQATVNNIAASQKLIRENSDLVMPVRTTADIRKAKELGKTGILFGFQNAHAYEDQIGYVEVFKQLGVGIVQMCYNTQNLVGTGCYERDGGLSGFGREIVAEMNRVGVMCDLSHVGSKTSEEVILESKKPVCYSHCLPSGLKEHPRNKSDEELKFIADHGGFVGVTMFAPFLAKGIDSTIDDYAEAIEYTMNIVGEDAIGIGTDFTQGHGQDFFEYLTHDKGYARRLTSFGKIINPLGIRTVGEFPNLTQTLLKRGHSERVVRKIMGENWVNVLKDVWGE
- a CDS encoding lysozyme inhibitor LprI family protein — its product is MRTMVGLALVLLAFGAHAQDDESTPCDNVETDQQTFECAKYSRTTAERELSAAFDDLLQRIGEQYDGQPAKVAELSKRLRDAEAIWKQLRDADCKVETFDAKPGKAFDTAQNTCLAQRSDDRSEYLQSLGLQ